TGTCATTAATTAAGAAGTCCTTGCCTTATCTAGAACTAAAGTTTCACTAACTAAAAAGGCCTTGCTCCATCTAGATGGGATGTTACTAAGGTTTATCATGTAATCTATCTAAGTTCAGAACTCTAAATATGTCACGCAGAATGGCATGAGCATTTTATTTAAGTCTACTCTCAAAGGCATCTTTGTAGGAGGCCTACCATGGAAAAGGGAATGATTAGTTTGCAGTTTAGATATCTGTGTTTTTGGTCGTCCAGTTCAAGTGTATGCTTTGGGTGTAAGGTCAAGAATTACCACTTTCTTTCCACTATGGAAAAGCTTGTAAATATTACTTTGTGCCATGAAGCTCATCTACAAGAAGGTAATTTGGTAAGCCATAATATAACGAAATTTGGAGAACTATAATAAGGTGAGTTACAAATTTATAAGaactaatattattatttttttactataaCATTAATTTATTCAAAACGATGGAATCTTGTTTTGACTTGGAAAACTCTGATGATCTCATAAAAGGGAACTGTAGAAACTCAATTTAAGAAAACCATGGTTCAGTGTACCACGAATTTTTCAATAACCTATATAGCAACATAAAAAACATTGAATATAAGATCAATCAACCATTTCACTATTATAAGAAAAAAGGCGCACTCAGTATACAAGGCTTCCGCCAATGCGATGGGGTTTGGGTAGCGCCAATGTACATagtcttacctttaaatatttaaaaagactGTTTCTATGACTCGAATCCTGATCTCCTAAGTTGCAAAGGAGAACTcttaccattgtaccaaggcCTGCCCTCTAACCATTTCATCATTATAATAATTTAGTATTTCATTAAGAAAGAAGCTTAATAAGATTTTTCTCTTATTCTCAAAAAAGAATTTCATAAGTGTGACTTTTTTATTACTTTAAAATTAGAATTCTTAAGGACTTGCACCTAGTCCAGCATAGGATGAATGAGTTGGCTTCATATCGCTATAAATTGTTGCACTGGCTGGCCAGTGCTTGCACGATCATGGTTGGTTCAGTTTCCTAGATAAAGAAGGGTGAATCCATACATAAGGCTCCTGCCAACACAGAATTTGGGAATATCCAATGTAGCTCAATTTCCTAGATGGTGTCACTTAATTTGGGACACCCCTTTCCCCCCTCAAGCAGAACTTGAACCACTAGTCAACTAATCAGAAATTCATAATTATTGTATCCACTTCATTTGAGACATCCTAGATGGTGTCACTTAATTTGAGACATCCCTTTTCCTTGACCTGTATGTCTCAGGGGTCTAATACTAGTCAAGTAGCCTTGACTGGTTGGCAATATTAGGTCATGTTGGGTTTGGATCCACTTCCTAGGCTTGTTACATTGATGAAGGATCTGACCAGTCACTTTGTAAGTCCTTTGTATGTTGAAAGTTGTTGTAAGAGTATTATTCTGCAATACACACTGGATATCAATAAGGCAAACTTTCTAgactatatattatatatttcaatAGGCTTTTTAAAAACATACAGTGACTTGGATCAATAATCAATCAAATTCCGGAGAAATAAAGAGAGCCCTTTTCCTCTCTTAGCAAAGTTGATTCATTGGACAAAGTTGATTTTTGCCATTGTTGCTTTCTTGTCTAGCTTCATCCATGCTTCATTGTTGATCCATTTAGGCAAGGAAATTTCGAATTGAgatgtatatttttatataaaaatataattatttaaagctAAATTGATAAAACTCAGGAGTTCAAATATTGGTATAATACAGATTTTAATAATCTGATGGACTGGTGCCCTACCAACAACTGGGCAGTATGTCGATCCATACCACAATGTATAactggaaaatatattattaactgGTAAATAACTGTGTGTACCGACTACTACAACCAAAAGCAGCTTATAATCCATATCCATGTCGACACATAACTGcgatctttttggaaagttttaaTATATTTTACTCCAAAATTCTGAAAGAATTTTTTTGTATTTAGAAATCTGATAAAACTCTTATTACTGCAGGTGGACATTGCTCCAACTTTAGCTCTTCTTTTTGGGGTGCCGATTCCGAAGAACAACATAGGAGTCCTGCTGAGGGGAATGTTTGATACATTGACAGGTCTGTTGATTCCAATACTGAatctataaattttaaatataaggaaGTTATAGGATAAGGATGAAAACAAAAGATATTTCTCATTTCAATCTCATATGAATGCACAACTgatgtatatttatatttaaacagATTCTCAAAGACATTAGTCTTTGGGCTCACAAAGGTACATTAGATGTAGGATGCAACAAAGTAAGTCATGGATAAGTTAAATAAACTCAAGCAActaaatgaaaaggaagaagattGTAAACATAAAGaggccttcatagagaagtgaacATGGAATTGGTTGTCATATGTCGAACATGCTGAATTGTGCCAATTTGTTTTGACACATGAGTATAATAATTTCTGGCTTGTTCTGGCCAGCACTGGATATTGCATGTAGTGTCAGATGGGTATTGGCGCTTAACTCTGTGATGGAATGGCAATCCTATATACAATCATTGGCTTTTGTGGGTTACTAGCTTATTCATGATCATTGTTTGTGTTTGTGGGTTAGTACTTAGTAGAACTAACAACAAAACTTTTCCTGTTCAGAATATAATCCCTACATACACTATTCCAACAAGAAAGCACGTAGCACAAGAAAAGCTAACAATTCTAGGCCAAAACAGCCTTTTGTCTCAAAAAATGTGAACTTCAGCTGCAGATTGTAGCGATCTCAGATGTGCCACTGCTACCAATGGTGGTGGAGGATTGGTTCAGTGCTGTAACTTTTCTAGACAAAACCCACTTGATTAGGGCTTTAACAATCTTGACCTCATCCAGCCTAACCCATGATTCTATTGAACCTGACCCATCAGCCAACATTCATGAAAATTAATTGAtgctaaataaattatatgtaATCTGAATTATACTATGACGGCAATTATGTTGTGATATTTTGCTTAATAATTATGATTTACATCCGAACAAAATTGGATTGGGCAAGTACAATTCTCTCTATTGCATTGGCGGGAGCTCTATTCACTAGGCCACCTATGCACATCACTATCATGGATTCAAGAATTGGAATGGTAAAGTGAGAATGCTAGCAATGATTGTGTTACTGTATGAAAATGATTTAGCAGAAATATGGTGCAAATAATTTTGCATGTTTTTcgaatttataaatattataatattattagtgTTCTGCTTGTATTTCTTGGCACATGCACCATGAGCCTATGATGGTAATTATAGTTTTTGGTTTGCAGATGAGCAAAGGCTACGAACCCTACAGCTAAATTCCTGGCAGTTATTAAGACTATTGCAAGCACATTTACCCAACTTTCTTTGTGGGGATGTGACTTGTATTAGTGGTGAAGACAATCTGCAAACTGATCAATCTATTTCTAGCATGAAGGAAAATCTATGTTATTTATATTCAAGAGCTATATCTGCTCATAATGCATGGCTACTCCATCAGATTTCAGGCTTGACGTAATTCAAAGCTTTCACCTAGACTGTTTTTCTGAATGATATCTTGTATGCATTTGTGCTATTTTATATTTGTCTCATTGTGCAGATCAAATGATGCTGATGATCTTGGATATGCCGTTAATTCTTATTATGACTTCTTAGGAAATGCGAGTGAGTGGTTGTCTCACAGAGCCACTGATGTAATTTACATTTCCTTTTCTCAGTGGGATCCATTACTTTGAGATGGTTGGTTAGTGTTTTTTATACTAGAAGGATGAAATTCACTAATCTAGAAATCTTGTGGTTTTGCAGAAACCTATCAACTTGCTTCTGTCTGGTATTGTCATAATGCTTATCTCATGTGTTCTACTACTTAACACTGTATTTAAATTGTTCAAAGAAGTCTACATTACACAGGGGAAGTACTGTTCTCAGCCAAAAGAAATCAGTCAAGTGTGGCAAGTTGATGAAGCCTTTGTTCTTATTGGGCTAGTAATTCATGCTCTTAGTCTTGGTGCAAGTTCCATGGTGGAAGAAGAGCAATATACTTGGCATTTTTTGACTTCCACACTCTATTTGTTATTTCTCTTAACAACAATCAGATCACTTTTTAAGACAGCTGCATCAGATTTGATGAAAATGAAGAAGCCTGAAGAAAATCTTACTCTCCACCTGGCTGTATCAAATGATGAAAGCAGTTACACTACCAATAACAGATCATTGCCCGGGACAAAATTGCAgaaaaatcatcaaatatatccTGTCCTTGTTGTTCTCATCTTTGGAAGAATACTGAGAGGCTGGCATCAAGGTGGTATCAATTGGGTTCATCTCCCTGATATCTCAAAGTTGCTGATGCAAGCTGGTTCCTTTAGTATAAAAGCTCTTCAGATATTCTCGCTACTTAATTTCATGCTTGTGGGTTCATTTGCCTTCTCTCTAGTAAGATCAACGACACACTTTGTTCACATAGTTCGCACGAGCTATTTTATGTCTGGATGTCTGGTATTATTGCATATAATCAACAGTCAGACTCATAATATTGGACCAACAGATTCTAGTGCCACTTCGGTAGCTCAGCTCTTCTACATATGTTCTGGGAGTGCAGTATTACTAACTGTACTGGTATCACCATGGATTTATCCTGTTAATCATGAGGCAAGCAGTAACATAGGTAAATTTAATTTGAGCTCTCATGCTAAAGACACAAGTAGCATAGCTGAATCTAGCACCAGCTCTCTTACCAAAGAAATgataagtttttattttcaatggGGAATTGGACATTGCACATACCTGATTGGAACCACATGCATGGTATTTTGGTGTCTTTTACAGCTGCTACTACAGCAGCCAGTAAATGCTATTCCTCTGTTGGTGATTTTTTTACAAGAAACAGCCAGCATTATCTATTTTTCATCATACGGATCACTTCACAAGCAATGGATTGAGGTCAGTTTTCATAAGCTTTTTTTTCCCGCCCCCAAAATTAGTTTAGTACTGCATTTGGAAGTAGAGAACTAGAGATCATAATTAATGATGGATCCATCTACATGGCTCAGTAGCATTAGTAAGATATTTTATTGTTGTCCGCAGGTTGTTGCAATGCTCTTTTTGGGAATGGCAGGTCATTTTGGTCTGGGCAACAGTAACAGCCTGGCTACTATTGATGTTGCTGGGGCATTTATAGTAATTTCTCTACACCGTGCAGTTAAAATTTCAAAGATCATCGCACAGTCTCTTTATCCTTTGGTAGTCCTCCTTCTAACTGCTGTTAATTTAACTGTAGGGCATCTCAAGCCATTCAACTGTTCTTTCCGGGATTCTGATGTTCATTATTACCCATGCATCACCTCTGTTGTCTTTTCTGAGCATGCTGATATACATTTCTCTAAAGGATATGAATGGCCTATTTCCAAGTAATTTAAGGTGGAGCAGTATATTACAACTATTGATTGGATTTCCTTGTTTGCTTCCACTGGTCTTAAACTCAGTTGTATTGGTTGCTTTCACCATCACATTGCTGCTTATGAGAAACCACTTGTTTGTTTGGAGTGTCTTCTCACCAAAGTAAGTTTTATTCCAATATACCAtgtgattttttctttaaattttttttgcaaCTGATGATGAATGCATCATCCATTGTGCATTTCTTCCTTCAACTGCTTGTTATTTCTTAGCAAATAGGTATAGAGGATGAGTCACATGTAGATAAAGGGTTCTGAAATTAACATGAAAATCATGTGATGTAGTACGAACTTAATAGGTATGAAGCGAATCAGTTTTAGGTTTGGTCCAGTCCAAGAGTCTAAAATTTTTGGTTCACTAGTAAATCTGAGTCCACGAGTCTAATCTGAGTCAAACtccatattattttcggttcactAGTAAATCTGTTTCAGAGGATCAATCATTTGGTTTATGATCAGCTTTAGGATTCAAATCATGCTGAATCTGCACATAGATGTTGCAGAGATGGTAGTCCTATTTGGAGAAAGAAAATTGACTAATTAAACCTTTCAATTTTCCTGCATTACATATTTGTGTTTTGTTTTATGTGGGACATAACTTTTGaattgtattttctttttagtgtTATTTAGTAAGTAAGCTGTGTCCGATACACTTTTTTCTCATCTGTATTCCAAGCCATTGCCGATCATGCAACTCAATTTTGTTTTGGTTTCTGAAAATGCCAACAGGTACCTTTATCTTTGTGCTGCAACTATGTGTGTCTACATTGGGGTACTTATAATAGCTGCCACTGTAGTTTACACTGGCGTCGTACTATTTGTGAGGACAAAAAATTTCAACTCGAAGCTTCAAAATTTTGGATGAGACATAGTTAAACCAAGATCAATTTTCTTTACAGAAATATGTCTATGATGCAAATGCAACTTCCCATTTCAGTTCATTTTCTTCTTGAGAACAAAGAAATTCTCAATGGGAGGTTCACAATTTTTGAATGAGACTGAGGTCATCTGCTGAAGAAAATATTCATTATAAATGAAATGAGACGCAATGTTGTTTTCGGATCTACAAAGTTGAGACAGGTGAAACTTCCCGTTTGATTTCATTTTCGGTATATCACTACTACCTCTACTTGAGCAATTAACTGACCATTGCAAGTTATCACGAGTTTTGTTATTCTTTACATTCTGAATTAACATAAGCTTTCAGGTTTTCATGTTCAACAAATATCACTCTGATCTGTTGGGCAATGTTTGTATTCGATATGGCAAGTAATCCATAGTTCTTACTTAGCCTTTCTGGTTAAGAAAACAATTGTCATGGCAGCTGAGTTAGTACCTTTGGCATGCATTTGTACAGTACTAATCGAATTCTTGATGAGTTCTTAATATCTAATCATGATATACCTGCTTCACTTCCATGTTCCATTAAACCCGTATGATCTCTATGTTCATATTGTAATTTATTAATTAAAAGTGATcggaaatatattatttatgttcATGTTTGAATTCGAACCTGAGATATATGTTCATGTTCAAATTGACCACTATCGATCATCCAAAGTATCTTTTATCATCTGCCACTCAATTTTTTTatgtatattcaaattaaaatttggATATATAAATAAATGTAATATGGTGGTATATTCAAATTTTTTATGCTAGAAACTAAAATGTAAAGgaacaaatacaaaattaataaaatattaatacaaAATGTTTTGGAATGGTAGCAAAGAATAGTTGGATGGTCACAAGATTATTCTTAAAACAAAATCTTTTACTCCCCAACCAATTGAGGGCAAGAAGAAGCAAATGGTAGTGAAGGCAAAGGTCTGTAGACGATGGGCAGCTGACACCATGAAGACGGGTCATCTAGTTAAAACTGTGAGGTCAGAATACATGCCGATCCATGCAATGGCCCCTACCAAGTGGCCGAGTCCTCCTTTGTGGTGGTGGTCGGCACGATGATGACCTGCAGTGGTCGTCCCAGGCGTGGTGGGCCTGCGGAGCTCCCAACTTGCAAGagaagcaaagagagagagagagagagagagagagagatcttgtgTAATACGGAACTGTTGCAGTGATGCAGACTGCAGATTGATCCACAAGGGGTCCCGAGAACGACCTTGCGTTACCCAAAACTTGGTGCGGATGGATCTCTCAGATCCAGCGAGATGGTCTCCTCAGGCAAACACTGTAAGACGTGATACCTCTGACACAAATCGCTCCTCATGCCATATGCAAGCATTCAATTCATGTCCTCTATTTGACTCTTCGCATATGAGAGAGAGACCGCCAAGTTCAAAGCACCCGACATGATGTGGGGGTGGAGAAAGGGGTGGGGTTGAGGGGACGGGCGAAGGGATGGAGGCATTGGATTCGGCCGCTCACGCTGTCCGTGGTGGATTAGGTTAACGGAGGGACGTGATGGCCACCCCGGGCCGGTCCTCTCGTGGTGCCGTACGTGTCGGTCCAACTCCATCCACCACGCACCGCCCACGCGACGACGAGAGAACGAAGCCAACACAACACGGCGGCGCGCGAGGCCACACCCACCCACTGCAGAAGAGTCGTCGTCAACCTTTTTGGGGGTCAACTCGCTTAAGATTCGTGCAACGATAGCACAGTGGACGTCGGGAAGTTCACGGTCTTTACGGCTACGATTGACCGTCCTTCCTATAATTCTTAATTAAAAAAGTATATTTACTTTTTAGAAAATTTTAGGAGGAATTAAAAAAATACGAATggattaatttattaataaactaTCCATTTTAGAGTCAAGCaaaaaattattctaaaattTTAGAATTTATGAAATGAAAAAAGACGAAGGGTTTCGTTAGATCACTAATAATCAACATAAAATTGTATCGGATCTCATAaacataaattttaattaattttttttattttttaaatataatatttttaaataaataaaataattaatgttagtgataaaaaagaaaagttagatgcaaaaaaaataaaaaaataaaaaataagaatttaaatattttaaatttaactaaatatataattatttatatatgtgacgATAAAAGATCAATGTAATTGTAATTGATCCCAAATAATTATTAAAGTTATATTTAATTTTTGCTCACTTTTTGCTCTATCATTTTTGTCATCCACAATTGATCACATCAACTCCTCATATTACAAGATACAGGAGGAGGTGGAATATGTATTCCATTCATTTTAATCGaggaaaaaaaagatttttcttaaaaaataaattcaCGACTGGGATtaaaaaaagaatgaaataaatagttttgatagaatattttacaACTTACCTAATAATTATAATAtggtcttttttttttacatcatctTTTCAATATGATGGAATTTATTGGACATTAGTgaaataattttagaaaatattttgttATTAAATCAGTAATTacaaaactattttttttatataaaatacgtCTTAACTCCAAACTCACTAAATGAAtattaaatttcttatatactttataTGAATAGTAAATTTCTTACATGTTTGTTAATAAAAACACGTGTAACATCTCGATTaaataagattaacttataaagaAATAATGAGTGAGTGtactattataaattttaatctagatattttgataaataatttagaCTAAATAAAGTTAATAGATCAATTATCTATTTAGTATTAGAACCGAATATAGTGAGAGGGCtcgaatacaaaataattattcATAGATTAAGATTAGTTGAAATAGATAAACATAAAATTAACTCATAAGGATCTCATGAGTATATAATCATAAATTTTAGTTTTGATGCAGTCTACCTTTCGCCTAAGTGAAATTTTCCTACTATTAATCtccgaagaaaaaaaagaaaaaaaagacaaagCACACTTGGCAATTTATCGAACACATGGAATGCTCAAAGTTCTCTTTTCTTACAATAAGAAATAAGAGGAAACATGACACTTGAAAGGTTAATTAGAGGGGTAAATATTCTCCATGAAATCAAACAATCGAAAGGTGTCAAAAAGAGATTCTTTGTCCATCACACAACAGCTAaaggttttctttttcttattagaaaagagaaagaaatatttGATTATTCTGACTAAAAGGTGAGGAATCAGTGCAAATAGTCACATCAATGGGAATGTATAAATCATCACTGTATGTTTGCCAAGATTTCTTCATCTTATATAGTGGTGGAATTCAAAGATACCAGCAGGCTTCATTATTTATAGATCAGAGAGTggcattaaaataattttttttcattatcattttctctCTTATATACAAAATCATAAGTCAGTCATATAAGAACAATATGTTAACCTAATTTTACTAAgatgaattttgatttaatatttcAATATGTAACATGAATTTTATCTTAATACAGAGATGAAAAACAGTTTGTTTCTTTAGGTCTCTACCATTCATTTCCACAATACTACAACAAGAAGCATAGTCTCTTCTAATTATAAAATTACTATACCTTAAACATTGATTTAATGATAATGTACCAAATATATTTTGAAGGTTGACTAAGAAAGACTTTGATAGAAATTTTACCTTCACTACTTACctttgtaataaaaaataaaaaagatgattATTGGACAGTTTTAGGTTTTATATAGAAGGGGGCAGTGATTCAAACACAAATTAAACTAATGATCTCTTCATCAAAGTCTTAAGTACTGGTTATGTTTGACACATGAAATAGGTCAGTCTTAGAGGGACAGGAATGCCAATTTCTTAGTATCTTAATTAACATAAATGGATCAAAATTGCAAGTACATTTATGTCATTTGATACACATGAAATATGAATAATGTCTTGAAGTTGATTAGGGTTGCTTATAACCATTTGCCCatttggtttgtgaaaccacagTTTATCCACTTCAATTTAATAGGTTCaaagttcttttttgttttttgttggaTTTTGAGCCTATCATATGTTTGCTATTCTCTaacaaaagggaaaaaaataatgAACATGATTCATTTGTTTTCATTATCATGCAAATATCGTATAGGTGTTTTAAATGCATTGCATAATAAGTTTTTGCACACAAAAAAGAGAAGAATGAATGAAAGTAAATTTCATAGTTCTTAGAGACTCAACAAATCATTTCTCCACCAACTTAATGTTAGAGCTTTGAGTTCAAAGCTTTTAGTTACTGTTAGAGCTTATATTTAGTGTTGTTTTCTAGTAGaatatgttggaattaaacttgttcaagtatcataaagagattcatttcatcaaaagaggttcattgcatcaagagggagattcaatacatcaagaagaaaaaatggattaaaagtctatggaaggacaagtcaaattggttattggttcttgaaaaggtttcttgaaagagaatgattcatcttgaatacaattaatataatgtatctttgggaactatataaaccccatatgttgggtcatgagtcaatagagtttctgaaattgtaaaagtgtgtttcttgagagaaatatagaagattgaagcttgtcctactcttcctctgtttgatatctctatcccctcttcctatcaacatcaacatttggtatcagagctaagttatGGCCTCTTCCTCAAGTGCCATCCAACTCCAGATCCCTAGATTGACAAaggaaaattatgacatatggtgcatccaaatgaaggttcttctaggctcccaagatgtatgggagtttgtagaagatggatttgctgaaccaagtccagcagaagaaggagcaatgaatgcagaaggaagaaaacaactcaaagaaagaaggaagaaggagaaaaaggctttgttcacaatctaccaaggccttgatgatacaatgttcgagatcatcgctccagcaaatacttcaaaggaggcttgggaaatgcttcaaaaagcattcggtggtgttgataaggtaaagaaacttcgtctacaagttttacgagccgagtttgagaaattacaacaaggtacttctgaaactatttctgattacttctcaaaaatcatttctattgttcatcaaatgagacgaaatggtgaacaagtaaatgatcagagagtaatagaaaaaatattgagatctctagatccgaaatttgattttattgctgttgcgattgaagaatctaaagatttggaaaaaatgtctttagaagaacttatgggttcccttcaagttcatgaacaaaggattacaaaaagaggagaagacaaaactatggagcaagcattaCAAACGAAGCTTACTCTTCAAAATCaaagagaatcaaattctcaaagaggaagaggaagaggacgaggacaaagaggaagaggaggcagaaatcagaccaatcaagaatctccaaacagtgaagatgttggagaaaattatagccaaagaggccgaggttatggtcgaggacgtggccgaggccgtggacgtggcagaaactctaaaaggtctgaaatacaatgctatgtttgcaaaaggtatggacattactcttatgaatgttattataatcctaacaatcaaggtgataaggcaaattttgttgaggaagaaaagaaggaaaatcaagttttgctaatgagttatgaaaatttgaaaaatgatcagtctatgacatggtatctagatacaggagcctcaaatcatatgtgtggcatcaaagagctattttcagaaatagatacaagttattccgggaacattacatttggcgatttgtctcaaagaccagtaagaggcaaaggtaaaattctccttgaacttaataatggcaaggaagtatgcatttcagatgtttattatgttcctgatatgaaaaataatattttaagcttgggacaattacttgaa
This DNA window, taken from Musa acuminata AAA Group cultivar baxijiao chromosome BXJ3-7, Cavendish_Baxijiao_AAA, whole genome shotgun sequence, encodes the following:
- the LOC135584414 gene encoding GPI ethanolamine phosphate transferase 2-like isoform X2, which gives rise to MSSSSLTCGKLASWTIAAVLLQILGLSLFVIGFFPVKPTLPGFSGPESYRAPTCDPVLDAEERDLPSEKLRTLYKELSKVPPSYGRLVLMVIDGLPAEFVLGRGDKPPTKAMMEAMPYTQSLLSSGKARGYYAKAAPPTVTMPRLKAMVSGAIGGFLDVAFNFNTQVLLDDNLLDQFKRIGWELVMHGDETWIKLFPRIFTRQDGVSSFYVKDTVEVDFNVSRHLDVELAAEDWNLLILHYLGLDHVGHIGGRHSTLMPAKLKEMDDVIKMIHMGSTVHHQNPDASTLLVVVSDHGMTNGGNHGGSSYEETDSLALFIGSGVESLEFSMNAHKAVHQVDIAPTLALLFGVPIPKNNIGVLLRGMFDTLTDEQRLRTLQLNSWQLLRLLQAHLPNFLCGDVTCISGEDNLQTDQSISSMKENLCYLYSRAISAHNAWLLHQISGLTSNDADDLGYAVNSYYDFLGNASEWLSHRATDKPINLLLSGIVIMLISCVLLLNTVFKLFKEVYITQGKYCSQPKEISQVWQVDEAFVLIGLVIHALSLGASSMVEEEQYTWHFLTSTLYLLFLLTTIRSLFKTAASDLMKMKKPEENLTLHLAVSNDESSYTTNNRSLPGTKLQKNHQIYPVLVVLIFGRILRGWHQGGINWVHLPDISKLLMQAGSFSIKALQIFSLLNFMLVGSFAFSLVRSTTHFVHIVRTSYFMSGCLVLLHIINSQTHNIGPTDSSATSVAQLFYICSGSAVLLTVLVSPWIYPVNHEASSNIGKFNLSSHAKDTSSIAESSTSSLTKEMISFYFQWGIGHCTYLIGTTCMVFWCLLQLLLQQPVNAIPLLVIFLQETASIIYFSSYGSLHKQWIEVVAMLFLGMAGHFGLGNSNSLATIDVAGAFIVISLHRAVKISKIIAQSLYPLVPLSLCCNYVCLHWGTYNSCHCSLHWRRTICEDKKFQLEASKFWMRHS
- the LOC135584414 gene encoding GPI ethanolamine phosphate transferase 2-like isoform X1 — translated: MSSSSLTCGKLASWTIAAVLLQILGLSLFVIGFFPVKPTLPGFSGPESYRAPTCDPVLDAEERDLPSEKLRTLYKELSKVPPSYGRLVLMVIDGLPAEFVLGRGDKPPTKAMMEAMPYTQSLLSSGKARGYYAKAAPPTVTMPRLKAMVSGAIGGFLDVAFNFNTQVLLDDNLLDQFKRIGWELVMHGDETWIKLFPRIFTRQDGVSSFYVKDTVEVDFNVSRHLDVELAAEDWNLLILHYLGLDHVGHIGGRHSTLMPAKLKEMDDVIKMIHMGSTVHHQNPDASTLLVVVSDHGMTNGGNHGGSSYEETDSLALFIGSGVESLEFSMNAHKAVHQVDIAPTLALLFGVPIPKNNIGVLLRGMFDTLTDEQRLRTLQLNSWQLLRLLQAHLPNFLCGDVTCISGEDNLQTDQSISSMKENLCYLYSRAISAHNAWLLHQISGLTSNDADDLGYAVNSYYDFLGNASEWLSHRATDKPINLLLSGIVIMLISCVLLLNTVFKLFKEVYITQGKYCSQPKEISQVWQVDEAFVLIGLVIHALSLGASSMVEEEQYTWHFLTSTLYLLFLLTTIRSLFKTAASDLMKMKKPEENLTLHLAVSNDESSYTTNNRSLPGTKLQKNHQIYPVLVVLIFGRILRGWHQGGINWVHLPDISKLLMQAGSFSIKALQIFSLLNFMLVGSFAFSLVRSTTHFVHIVRTSYFMSGCLVLLHIINSQTHNIGPTDSSATSVAQLFYICSGSAVLLTVLVSPWIYPVNHEASSNIGKFNLSSHAKDTSSIAESSTSSLTKEMISFYFQWGIGHCTYLIGTTCMVFWCLLQLLLQQPVNAIPLLVIFLQETASIIYFSSYGSLHKQWIEVVAMLFLGMAGHFGLGNSNSLATIDVAGAFIGISSHSTVLSGILMFIITHASPLLSFLSMLIYISLKDMNGLFPSNLRWSSILQLLIGFPCLLPLVLNSVVLVAFTITLLLMRNHLFVWSVFSPKYLYLCAATMCVYIGVLIIAATVVYTGVVLFVRTKNFNSKLQNFG
- the LOC135584414 gene encoding GPI ethanolamine phosphate transferase 2-like isoform X4, producing MMEAMPYTQSLLSSGKARGYYAKAAPPTVTMPRLKAMVSGAIGGFLDVAFNFNTQVLLDDNLLDQFKRIGWELVMHGDETWIKLFPRIFTRQDGVSSFYVKDTVEVDFNVSRHLDVELAAEDWNLLILHYLGLDHVGHIGGRHSTLMPAKLKEMDDVIKMIHMGSTVHHQNPDASTLLVVVSDHGMTNGGNHGGSSYEETDSLALFIGSGVESLEFSMNAHKAVHQVDIAPTLALLFGVPIPKNNIGVLLRGMFDTLTDEQRLRTLQLNSWQLLRLLQAHLPNFLCGDVTCISGEDNLQTDQSISSMKENLCYLYSRAISAHNAWLLHQISGLTSNDADDLGYAVNSYYDFLGNASEWLSHRATDKPINLLLSGIVIMLISCVLLLNTVFKLFKEVYITQGKYCSQPKEISQVWQVDEAFVLIGLVIHALSLGASSMVEEEQYTWHFLTSTLYLLFLLTTIRSLFKTAASDLMKMKKPEENLTLHLAVSNDESSYTTNNRSLPGTKLQKNHQIYPVLVVLIFGRILRGWHQGGINWVHLPDISKLLMQAGSFSIKALQIFSLLNFMLVGSFAFSLVRSTTHFVHIVRTSYFMSGCLVLLHIINSQTHNIGPTDSSATSVAQLFYICSGSAVLLTVLVSPWIYPVNHEASSNIGKFNLSSHAKDTSSIAESSTSSLTKEMISFYFQWGIGHCTYLIGTTCMVFWCLLQLLLQQPVNAIPLLVIFLQETASIIYFSSYGSLHKQWIEVVAMLFLGMAGHFGLGNSNSLATIDVAGAFIGISSHSTVLSGILMFIITHASPLLSFLSMLIYISLKDMNGLFPSNLRWSSILQLLIGFPCLLPLVLNSVVLVAFTITLLLMRNHLFVWSVFSPKYLYLCAATMCVYIGVLIIAATVVYTGVVLFVRTKNFNSKLQNFG